The genomic window ATCAAGAACCTGTCCTACCAGCGCGTCTCCGCCGTCGGGGGGCCGTGGACGCAGTATTACCACTCGGTCTCCACGTATTCCCACACCGGCCGGCCCAACGCCCGCTCCTGCATGTTCCCGCCGCTCCGGATCATGACCAACGCCAACAGCGTGCACCCCGGGGGCGTGAACCTCTGCATGGCCGACGGCTCGGTCCGGTTCATCAAGTCGACCGTCAACGTCGAGGCGTGGCGGGCAATCGGCTCGCGGAACGGCGGGGAGGTGATCAGTGCGGATTCGCTCTGACACACCCCGGCCCTCTGCCCGGGCAGCCGCGCCGGCGTGGCGCCGGCGTAGGCCCCCGCGGCGGGCCGCGGCGATCTTGGCGACGTCGCTCTGCGTCTCGCTCGCGGTGGCCGCCGGCTGCGACGCGGGCGGCGGGCCGGGCCGCGGCTCCGTTGATCCCGAGGCCGCGAAGCGGCTCCTGGTCGAGGTGCTGGACGCCTGGAAGGCCGGCGGCAAGCCCGAAGACCTGGCCCGGAAGTCACCGCCGGTCACGGTCGGGGAGGAGGAGTGGCAGGCCGGCTCGCAGCTGGTCTCCTACGAGCTCGCCCCGGGAGAGCGGGCCGTCGGCAGCGCGCTGAGCTGCGTCGTCGAGCTGTCGGTGAAGGGCAAGGACGGCAAGGCCGCCAGGCGGCGAGTCTCCTACGACGTCACCACGGCGCCCCCCTCGGTCTTCCGCCGGGATTGATCTCATCATCTGGAGCATTTTTCCCATGATCACGCGATCGGAATCCAACGCGGTCATCGCGGCGCTCTTCGCCCTCGCGGCGACGCCCGCGGCGGCCGCCCTGGCCGATGACGGGCCGCCTGAAGTGCCGGCCACCCGCCCCGAGCTGAAGGCCTTCCTGGAGGCCTCCAAGAGGAACGCGCCCCGGCTGCCGATGCCTCCGCTGAGCGAGGCCGACCGGGAGAAGATGGCGGGTGCCTCGTGGTCCTCCGCGGACTGGTCCGTCTACAACAACGGCCGGATGCGCAAGCACTACCTGCCGGCGGAGCTCGCCGACGTCTCGGTCCTCCGCGGCGACGACCCGGCGATGACGCTCGGCAACCGCTTCCAGACGATGCTCTTCTGGATCGTCTCCCGGGCGAACAACTGCACGTACTGCATGGGCCACCAGGAGTCGAAGCTCGCCGCCGCCGGCATGGTGGACGACGAGATCGCCGAGCTCGACGGCGACTGGTCCGCGTTCACGCCCCGCGACCGCGCCGCGTTCGGCCTGGCCCGGAAGCTGACCTACGAGCCGCACCGCATGGCCCGGGCGGACATCGACGCGCTCCGGCCGCACTTCAACGACGCGCAGATCCTCGAGGTCGTCAACGCCGTCGCCAACTTCAATTCCATGAATCGCTGGACCGGCGCGCTGCGGATCCCGCAGGAGGAACACCGCGTCTACCTGACGCCGACCGCCGCGAAGTTCCGGGAGCTGGTCAGCCGCCAGGCGCCGCTGGACCGGGAGGCCCGCCGGCCGGGCCGCGCCTGCGCGAAGCCCGCCGCCCGTCCGCCGCTGGAATCCCGGGCCGAGGTGGAGGCCGCCCTGGCCTCCTGCCGCGACCGCGAGCCGAGGCTCCCCCTGGCGTCCGAGGACGCGGCCCGCGCCGCGATGAAGGACGAATCCCCCGGCCCCGTCCCCGCGTGGATCCGGCTGCTCGCCGCCTTCCCGAAGGCCGGCCCCGCCCGGGTGAAGGTCCACCGGGCATCGGAGACCAGGGGCGTGCTCGACCCCCTGCTGCGAGCCCAGATCGCCTGGATCGCCGCGAGGAACGACCGGGCCTGGTACGCGCTCGGCCACGCCCGCGCCCGGCTCCTGGCACTCGGCCAGGATGACGACGC from Aquisphaera giovannonii includes these protein-coding regions:
- a CDS encoding carboxymuconolactone decarboxylase family protein, with amino-acid sequence MITRSESNAVIAALFALAATPAAAALADDGPPEVPATRPELKAFLEASKRNAPRLPMPPLSEADREKMAGASWSSADWSVYNNGRMRKHYLPAELADVSVLRGDDPAMTLGNRFQTMLFWIVSRANNCTYCMGHQESKLAAAGMVDDEIAELDGDWSAFTPRDRAAFGLARKLTYEPHRMARADIDALRPHFNDAQILEVVNAVANFNSMNRWTGALRIPQEEHRVYLTPTAAKFRELVSRQAPLDREARRPGRACAKPAARPPLESRAEVEAALASCRDREPRLPLASEDAARAAMKDESPGPVPAWIRLLAAFPKAGPARVKVHRASETRGVLDPLLRAQIAWIAARNDRAWYALGHARARLLALGQDDDAIYRLDRADLDNIPARRRAVYSLARKLTVDPALVADADVEAVRAQFPDREVAEIVFQVTEAAYFDRLTEAAGLPLEP